The genomic interval TATATATAGTTGCTATAACCTTTCTGGTTAATATAATCATCTTCTTAAGTTGTCAGAAAATATTGATAAACAACTGTCACAACGTCAGAGATCCCTCATAGTGACGTCAGTAAAATATTTGCTTTGCCAAACTCAATACCCAGAAACCACAATATTGAGTTGATAAAGATATAAAACCGTTTAAAGCATCAAAACCACCAAAATTTGATATTTGAAAAGTTGTTGACAGCATTTGTCATTGTAGCACAATAAATAACTTCATTGTTAATCATCTGTCaaactatttattattatattttgtctATTTCACTCAAATTGCTGCACATCTTATTGTTTGAGGTATATTAGAGCTTCGGTATTTGATTGACTAGGCACTAgagagaaaatgtattcattagATAGTGATTGTCTAACAACTTAAAagatatattatacatatatactcAATAGTACCTTCCCCACTGTTTCACACTTCAAAGACTAATCAATTAAAGGacaaaataatcaataacaaacacaattgTTTGTTGTAGGCCTTCAAATTACTATGTGTATGTCTGTCTTTCTTGTTGTTAATGTTGCATAAATACattacagaaaaacacaactctgTTCATACCTTTACTCATCATATCTGTGTTTCATCTAGTGCCCAGGAGCTCTCTCAGGAAATCAAGTCCTTTATCAGTGGCGTTGACACCGTTCAGGGCCGGAAGCTCAGTGTGCGGGAACACGCCCGCTGTGCTGTCCGGCTGCTGCGCTCGGTCCCGGCCTGTCGGGGGGCCGTACTGGAGCATCTGAGGGGGGTGTACGACGAACATGTGTCCGCCttcctgcacaacctggagacCGGGGGGGAGGCCAGCGCTGGAGTCAGTTCCAATCTGGAGGACATCATAAAGGTGGGATatacatgtgaaaaaaaagaaatattatatcgtagtggtaatggaggatcctttgtcgcgttggcatcggatggtggtggaccacgaccgaggcggcggctgatgatggatcctaactggcagcagtggacaatgactgtggactatagtggatcccatcttgatgccggattgtgatcttgctgctgaccagtgaccatgattgcagcaggactgcttgacatatagtattgaagttatccttcaaaatgtttaccctcatcgatgctgctaaaaactttaatcccaattatgttttcctacacttgacatctattgcacttctgtctgtcctgggagagggatccctcacatgtgtctctctgaggtttctacgtatttttacctgttataGGGTTTTTCGtagtttttccttcctcttgctgagggttaaggacagaggatgtcacaccatgttaaagccctatgagacaaattgtgatttgtgaatatgggctatacaaatcaaatttgattgattgattgattgattaatatttGCTTGCATCCATCAAGTGAGGTGTATTTGTATAGAAGAGCATCATATTTACGCCCTCTCCCGATTCTTCtcccttggccctacccctagATATGAAGTGCCCTCACTGGGAGTGCCCCCTCCTTAACAGAGCTGCAAGGGAGGAATTGAGACACCACTCCCTATGTCATCAGCAGCTAACCAACATTATTACAGTGATAAACAATATCAACATACTTGACAAACATTGAAAAAGTGAGAGATCTGACAACTACAGGTCAAACGGCACAGATTAATCTATTGATCAGTCAGcgtgttaatttcaatatatttatttcaatataacGTTAATCCCATCAATAGAAACTTCTTCCCTACACTGAAAACATAATCACATGAGTGGTgaagttttttttcaaacttcatATATGAGACTCTGGAGTAACAAACAACCTTGAAACAGTTGTCACAGCGATTCCATGACATTTTCATTAGCTCATAGTTATTAAGCAAGATTTCATACTAACATTTATGAACATTTTACCCGTACCGGTCGCCATCTTGAGTTGCTTCGGGAATTTCTATCTAACCTCTCGTTTTGAGGGGGGTCCTGAATACACTTTGGGTGAAAGGGTGTTTCAAGGGCTGCATGCCCGCCCCCCCTTTCAACAAATAGAGAAATGGGACAACCCTACCCCTTCATAGCCCTGCGCAAAACAAAGGGGTCAAAGTCaattaaaatatagaaaaatttATGAAATTCTTTGGAAAATGTTCTAAATTCCTTCTGTTTGTCTGTAGGAGGTCCATGGCGTGCTGTTGGAGTTCATCCGGCTGAACCCCCGGGCCTGGGCGCCCCTGGTGTCTTCCTGGGCTGTGGACTTGTTGGGGCAGCTGAGCAGTAAGCATGCTGGCCGCAGAGTGGCCCCCCACTCCTCCAGCCTCAATGAGCTGCTCCAGCTCTGGATGTCCTGTGCTGCCACCCGGTCCCTCATGGAGGCCTACTCACAGTGTTTGGCGGCCATGCTGGCGTGGTGTCCTGATGCCTGTGTGGATGCACTGTTGGACACCTCGGTTCAGCACTCCCCACATTTTGACTGGGTGGTGGCTCACATTGGGTCTGCCTTCCCGGGTACTATCATCAGCCGAGTCCTGGCATGTGGACTCAAAGACTTCTGCTCTCATGGTGCCAAGGACCAAGGGTTAATGGtgatgggagtggataaaggaagCAGAGTTCCTAAAATTGGCTCAGTGGTGGGAATCCTAGGGCACCTCGCAGCGCATCACTCAGACAGCATCAGGAAGGAGCTCCTCAGGATGTTCCAGGAGAGCCTGAGTCCATCAAGCCCCCTTTCTCccacttcatcctccacctcctgggAGAGTTCCCCTCAGCTTCGTCGAGCTGCAGTAccatttctgctgcagctggctgCGATGTCGCCCAACCTCTTTGGTGCTGTGTCTGCAGAGCTGGTAGAGCTCTTACGCCCCCCTGTCCTACTCCAGCTGCAGGCCTTGCTGCAGGGCCTCCCCAGAGAGGAACTGGATAACATGCTGGGCCTTGCTGTCCATCTCATTAGCCAGAGTCCCTCAGGAGGGGCCCGCGTCCTCCGTTTTTTGGCAGACACGGCGACTCCAGCCTCTGTCATCATATCTGGCCCAACACCCTCCCCTCATGAAGGAGTCAGAGAAGGTTGTGATCGCCTCCTCCAGATGCTGCTTCTGCATCTGCATAAACTGGTTTTCAACCGCTCAGATGGAGCGGAAGGAAAATCCCATCACTCCGCTTCACCTCAACCTCAGAGGGTCATCCCCTTCTTGGAGGAGCTGCAGTCTCATGTGGGTGAGCTCTGTGCTGAGACGCTGCGCCTGGAGAGAAAACGTCATCTCTGGCTGCACCAGCTTCTGTGTCTGCTCTCAGTCTATGGGGGTCCCCGCGTGGCCACCGAGGCCCTCTGCCAGCTCCTCACACAGGCCCGTAACCCAGAGGAGCTGGCTCTGGCCTGGCAGCTTCACACCACGCTCTCCTCCTGCATGGCGGGACTCATTCCCGCCGCAGTGACTCGCTGTGTGGCccagatccacacacacatcctgggGCCCCGGCAGCTGAGGCAGCTGCTGCTTAACCTGGCTGCAGCCATCCAGAGTcaggatgaggagagaagaggatcaGCCGGTGCTCAGTCCTCCATGGCCATCCAGATGGGCTCAGCGGTCTCAGTATACCTCCATGATTTCGGTCCACTCCTTCTCCACGGTGACCCGGCTGTATCTCATGCCACAGTGCGCCTCCTGTCCTGCAGCCCCCTCCCTCGCACCTCCTCGCCAGCACACCTGCTCCTGCTGTCCCGTGCTGCCGTCACTTATTTCTTTCTGGCACTgcggagaagaggagaggctgGAACGGTGGGGAGAGATGTTGGACAGGCTGGTGAGGCGGTGAACTGTGCGGTCCTGCTCCTGTCCCGTTTAGCGGCGTACTCCCCGCTCACTCTGAAGGCGGTGCTCCAGCAGCTGGTTGAGGGAGCGCTGCATAAAGGCAACGCTGAGCTGTTTGGAGGTCAGATCGCCGACATGTCTGGAGCTCCTTTGCCTGCCCCCTCTGTGTCCCCCGACGTCGGAGCCTCGCTGCTAGACATCAACTGTCGGTTTGGCACCACCGTCAACTTCTCTGGTAGCGTGTGGTCCGTATTTCATGCTGGGGTAATCGGCAAGGGCTTGAAGGTCCGCACTGCAACACAGCTGCTTGAACCATCTAGGGTCATCCAGGTGAGTTGGACAAAGTTAAAGCTACATTTTGTGCAATTTCTTATTTCAATTTCTCTGGTATTGGGTGGAGTTAAAGGTAGGTGATCAACTCTGTATATTTTAAACACTGCAAATATATTGATTTGTGTGATTCCCACACTTCAAAAGTActtgaaaatttaaaaaaataaagataattcaTGCAATCACTTATTTGTATAAGAATTGTGATTATGTGTATTTTGGGTCTGATGTGTTGCAACAGAAAAGACTGAAAATATgtcatttcctctctctgtaGAACGTCCAGACTCTTCTGACTGTCGTAGTCCAGTGTTGCAGCTCCTATGGTCTCAACGGATCTATCAACGGTTCACGACCCCCATCTGACCCCGAGGAGCCGTCGCCCATCAACGCTGAGGCAGCCAAAGTCGTCGCAATCACCCTGGTGGAAAACGTGTGTCCGGATGTGGCCAATGGGGAGCTGTCCTGGCCCCCGGAGGAGCACGCCCGCACCACGGTGGAGCGAGACATCCACATTCGGCGCTGCTTTGAGGCCCACCCAGTGATTTTCCCTCTACTACAGGTGGTGGCAGCTGGACGCCCGGCTCTCTGCTACTGCTCGGCTGTGCTCCGAGGCCTCCTGGCCACTCTGCTGGCCCACTGGGAGGCGTCCCGCGAGATGTCATCCACAGACTCCCCGTGGCACCTCCAAGCCTCCTGCCTCCTGGTGTCCTGCATGGGAGAGGGCCAGCTCCTGCCTCCTGTGCTCGCCAACGTCCACGAAGCCTTCCCCCACCTCACTCCCTTCGAGGTGCGGCTGCTCCTCCTGGCTGTGTGGGAGTATGTGAGAGGCAATGGACCAATGCCCCAGAAGTTTGTCTTCAGCTCAGAGAAGGGCCTGTTCTGCAGGGATTTCTCACGGGACGGTGATGTGGCGAGATACGTGGCGCCGATTCACAGCGTCCTGCATAAAAACATTGATAGATTAGGACACCTGTGCTGGCGGTTCCAGCTCTAAAGTGAAGTAGGGAGAAAACAGTGAAGAAAAATAGATGGAAAACTGTGTTACACTGCTCCAAGAGCGGACTGCAAAGTTGCTACCACCGTACTTCAGTTTCATACAagtagagtttgtgtgtgtgtaattgtgtctgtgtgtgttccttttgTACCATAATTTTTTGACTTTAAAATTGATTGTGAGACAGAGACTGGGACAAGCAAAATGGCACACATGCTCTGTTTATTGTGTTAATACAGAGTGTGCGCTACACAAAAAGACTTCTTTTGTCATTTTGGTTTagagaataaaacataattttataGATAGTTTTGTATGATTGCCCATGTCTATCAAGGCTGCAACCATCGCTTGCATCTCTTGTTGTATGTGCAAAATGTTATTTCAaccacttttcaaaataaatatgttcCTGAAAAACGTCTTGAACTAAGCATCCTTGTTGGTGCTGAAAGGGTAATTTATGATTTCAAAGTCTGTTATTACCACATTCAATGCCTTACGTATGTCCTCTTGGTTAGTGGTTTCCAGCcatttttaaacacaaagcACTAAATCACAGGGAGGTGGTTCTTCcctctgatttattttgtttttatttattctggcTTAAAACAGCAAAGAGCATTTGCTAAATATAAAGGAATACACTTTCAAATCTAATCACAAGTAGATGCATGTATAATCTTGTGAAACAAAAGATGCTATATCATGACAACGAATGcaaaacaatgttaaagattaaacaaacagaaatgttgatGACTGTTTGACTTGTTATCTCACTTCTTAAATGGAATGAtaaatgaaaatccactcattaaCTTCTCACCACTATGTACATggaagggtgggtgaagtgtttgagtccacataacacttctggagttttaGGAGCAAACAGCATTGCAGTCAAAcccaaatacatttgaataaatcGCGACCAACATAAAAACATGGCAAATGGCAAAAAACATACAATGACTCCATACTGTTCCTATGGTGttatccaagtgtctgtaagcacCGGCATTCATATTCCACTTGAAACTGTTATTTACATCATATTTTGAGCCTAAATATCCTCTATGATCCTCCCCTAGCCTTCTGGAggcattttagatttttttttccttcttttaaaTAATCGATCACCAGTTACTTTcattttattggatttggctgcaacactgtttacccatGAAACTCCCAAAGTGTTTTGTGCACCCCTCCATttgcacagtggtgagtagataatgagtgaattttcatcttttggtgaactatccctttaagacacATCTTCATGAAAAAGCTTTAATCATGTGATGTCTACTGATTTTATATATGTTGACTATGAGGTTGAAAAAACGAATTAAAAGTTTTCCACTAGCTTGTGACTCTTTATCTGGAAGACTGCCTGAAAACAATTCCCACACAGTAATATGGAAATCTATTTTTATCTGTacctttattattatatattttattctgatCGTTTCTAGGTTtcctatttctattttttaaattcttgaacTGTTCGCCTTGATAAGAGAGGAAGCGAGAcgtttagatagatagatagatagatagatagatagatagatagatagatagatagatagatagatagatagatagatagatagatagatagatagatagatagatagatagatagatagatagataactttattcatcaccgaagggaaattaagtcgtcatagcagccggtatatttgaatacaataaaatacaataaaatacaataaaatacaatacaatagaataaaataaaaaatattgaggtagaaagaataaaaacagaaagacaagatAAGTTTACTGACATTACATTGCTTTCCAGGACACTAATTGATTGATGGTGACAATACAAATTAGTTAGTAGCTCTAGAATATTGTAAACATGTCGTTTCTTAACTCTGGCTGTTGAAGGGACAGCGGTTTGTGTGACGTGGTTTCTGAAGTGCAGTGAAAGTGTGTTTAGCTCCTGCACGTTGCATTGGTTGAAATCTGAGCAACTGTGTGCCCTTCACTGACTGGTGGGCGGAGATGACGTGTCATCCATTCATACGGAGTTCACACATATCCTTTATCAACAGATTGAAAGATAACACAGAGATTAAAATCTTTAAATGCCTTAAAATAATATTATCATAAAGTATAAATAATCTTATCATCGATCTTTTATATAGTGTTTTAGTAGCTCCGTAGTGAGGCCTCTCTTAAGTTAACGATCTTTGATACGAACTGAAATGGGCGGAGTCAAGCGGGAGGCTAATCAAGATGGCCTCCTTCACTGAGAGGTAAGACAAAGCGGTTCCGCTCTTTCATCGAGGGATTATCGAGTGTTCGACAGGTTATCAGCTCAGAGGAAGCCGGGGATCGTTGCTCCGGGTTCACACTCGGTAAACGAGTCAGCGGACGGGACATTCCGGGGGTTTAACGGCCGCTAGGGCGGAAAATCATGGAGGAAAAGCCTCGATCCCCTTCAATTGAATTAGCGGCTTGACAGACAGACAACTAGCTTGACATCCTGAAGCCTCTAGCGGGCGAAACAACCACAGCCCCTCGGACACTGGGACGAATGGGAATATAAAGCACGGATACGCCGCTGCTGCATCATTCAGGACGTATACTTCCATTTTGTGGTAATGTTTTCAAAATAGCGATTTAAGGCGAGCTAGCTGACATTAGCCGACACGTTAGCTAACGCTGTCCCCTGGCGTCGTTACCGGCTCATCGCGTCGCCCCGGCTGTGACAGGAGAGCGAGGGCTGGGGAGATCTGCAGGTTCATCGTGTTACATGAGAAACTCTGGATCCGGATTTAAATCTTAGTAAATGTAAGTTAATGTTAGTAAATGCGCAgttcagctgcagcaggtcGACGAAACGGGAAATGGTTCAGTTTGCAGCCTCTGACATTTTCTGGCGCTGTCTCTCTGTTGAAGACATTTTGCCTTCGGAAAGATCAaagtccgtgtgtgtgtgtgtgtgttgtataacCCCTGAATATATGTTGTAGTTGGACTCGGCCATTGCTCAACCAAATGTGAATCATTGAATTGCGGAGCGGACCTGGTTGCAGCCAAATCGTCTTCTAATTTGAGCCCCTCTCCCTCATGTCACTTTATAGGATGGCGTGTGTCTTCGTGCTGTGGCTGGCCGTGTGCCTCAGTGGGACCTGGGCTGTGGACAAGGGCAACTTCAAGACCTGTGACCAGAGTTCCTTCTGCAAGTGAGTGCAAAATGATGGGGAGAACAATAGTTCATTGTACTCACTGGGTTTTTTCTGAATTAAAAATCTAAGAACAACCTGGTGACTTTGCTCGGTCCTTAATGTTGCACAGGCGTCAGCGAGCGTTGAAGCCCGGTGAGTCTCCGTACCGAGCGCTGCTGGAGACTATGGAGCTGACCAACACCAGGCTCACTCT from Limanda limanda chromosome 10, fLimLim1.1, whole genome shotgun sequence carries:
- the ints5 gene encoding integrator complex subunit 5, translating into MLKDQAMSVVFDGSPLKAMQSSHTLSPQSSLSAQELSQEIKSFISGVDTVQGRKLSVREHARCAVRLLRSVPACRGAVLEHLRGVYDEHVSAFLHNLETGGEASAGVSSNLEDIIKEVHGVLLEFIRLNPRAWAPLVSSWAVDLLGQLSSKHAGRRVAPHSSSLNELLQLWMSCAATRSLMEAYSQCLAAMLAWCPDACVDALLDTSVQHSPHFDWVVAHIGSAFPGTIISRVLACGLKDFCSHGAKDQGLMVMGVDKGSRVPKIGSVVGILGHLAAHHSDSIRKELLRMFQESLSPSSPLSPTSSSTSWESSPQLRRAAVPFLLQLAAMSPNLFGAVSAELVELLRPPVLLQLQALLQGLPREELDNMLGLAVHLISQSPSGGARVLRFLADTATPASVIISGPTPSPHEGVREGCDRLLQMLLLHLHKLVFNRSDGAEGKSHHSASPQPQRVIPFLEELQSHVGELCAETLRLERKRHLWLHQLLCLLSVYGGPRVATEALCQLLTQARNPEELALAWQLHTTLSSCMAGLIPAAVTRCVAQIHTHILGPRQLRQLLLNLAAAIQSQDEERRGSAGAQSSMAIQMGSAVSVYLHDFGPLLLHGDPAVSHATVRLLSCSPLPRTSSPAHLLLLSRAAVTYFFLALRRRGEAGTVGRDVGQAGEAVNCAVLLLSRLAAYSPLTLKAVLQQLVEGALHKGNAELFGGQIADMSGAPLPAPSVSPDVGASLLDINCRFGTTVNFSGSVWSVFHAGVIGKGLKVRTATQLLEPSRVIQNVQTLLTVVVQCCSSYGLNGSINGSRPPSDPEEPSPINAEAAKVVAITLVENVCPDVANGELSWPPEEHARTTVERDIHIRRCFEAHPVIFPLLQVVAAGRPALCYCSAVLRGLLATLLAHWEASREMSSTDSPWHLQASCLLVSCMGEGQLLPPVLANVHEAFPHLTPFEVRLLLLAVWEYVRGNGPMPQKFVFSSEKGLFCRDFSRDGDVARYVAPIHSVLHKNIDRLGHLCWRFQL